The sequence CATTTAAAGCTGAtggattaaataataaatgtaatggCCATATGACTTTGTACTTTAAAGTAATCATACCCCACCCACGTCtttctataataatatcaatactatattattgGAAGATTTATctacttaaaaaatataccactaaataagaaaatatcttaCCAATAGGATCTTCACGTTCCTTCTCAGTAAATTCCGTACCTTCTACCTCAATATCTTCATTTTCATGTGGTGGAACTGgaactataaaattaaaactatcCATGGCATTTTCATCATTTAAATGCATTTTCCTTAAGGCCATTTGGAAAGCTAAATTAATATCCCTAGAGGTATGCTGTGTtggagatttatttaatatatgagCCGTAAGTCTAATAAACTCAAGAAACAAATCACCACGTCCCATaagaaaaaaatcttttaCTAATTTAAGTTGTTGCACAAGTTGTGCTTCTTCAACAGCAACTCGCCATAAAAGTTCTGTTATACATTGTTTCAATTCATCGATTGTACGTTCAAATtcaacaatattaaaaatatgttttttttgtaaattttgaagtttaagaaaatattcatattcttTTTCTCCCCATATAGAAGTTTCAGTTTGATCAACTATAGCAAAATCTGTTAATAGGTAAACAAGTTAGTGGTTTCATTCCATATTTTaagcaatttaaaattttttaaatataaattacctTTTTTCTGTCTTGGGTCATTTCCAAACATTATAATAGTTTGCCCTATAGTTAAGATTTTAGTTGCTAAAGATGGTCTAATGTAAGAGGGAAGTATATCAATTTGAACATCATAATTCCACATATCTGcagtaaattttgtatttattttatcaaaattatccTTGTTGTCTACTAATATTAAACTGTTTTCCCTCTCAgatattttttgaataaaaaattcattgtaCATATCTTCTAAATGGCCATATAAAAGCCAGCTAgttaaatgtttataaaaaactGTATGCACACAGTGAGACATTCTAAATGAAATGAAGTAATTGGCAaaagtaaatatgtaaaataatagcaaacaaaataatgtaatttaatacttacTTCTCTATTGCAGATCTAACATCAGGAATACCCGTATACATATTTTGATGCAAACAttgtaatagtttacaaccaTGAATTTTTTGTGTGCGAATCTGAAatgaattaaaagaattaatattttatttaagtgtgatatatatcattttatattgatattatattatattattttatactaatAACCTTTATTTACCTCTCTTATGATAGaatttaaaacagaaaatagacaaatatatttttggatACGACAAAGTATTAGTGACAATGGAGTATAACTATCACGAAGAACTACATCTTCTAAATCAACAATCTCCTTACGAAATGGTTCCAAAGATTGATCTATTCCTTCACAAAGAGCTTGTAAGTATAAACCACGAGGAACATCTTGTAAATCTACAATTTgtatttaagaattaatgatttataaattaatatataatgagataaattttataattgctaAATTGTAATACTTTGAGTAGAATTTAAATCATCAGATGTGGTATATTCTTGAATGAAATTcctaataatattacattgttCAACTATATCCAATATTTCTTTAAGTAATACACGTTCACCAggatgcaaatatttttcaagatctACAGTCTGAAAACAGCACATTTAAAAAACACAAATAAActgtatatataattcaaaatgaattacaatatcaataaatattatattataattacatcTGATTCCAATATTTGCAAAGCATTGGTTGAACATCCCCATAATGACATTAATATTTCATGCAacattttattgatattttttaattggatGAAATATTACTCTCTCCAATTAGCAACAAATTATGTTGCATATGAGTTAGtgaaaatagtatataaactGCAAATTAAGCACGTAACCTGTCAATTCACTTGCCAAAACTTATTGttttgatatataaaaatgacaGAAAATATTGAACGCATTAtgaataagaaaatttatactcTTTTATCTATCCATTTCttgtttctattaaatttttcattatagaATTAACTTTTACCACTAatacattttgtacatttcaCTGACgtgcttttatttcttttcaaatatttgtttcagatgtatatatacattctaCATATGTATGTGCATAAATCATAACTTAAAGACCATCTTTTCATGTAACCTCCATTTGAAAATGTGTATTTAGTAATTATTGGTTTGCATGAAGATTT comes from Bombus fervidus isolate BK054 chromosome 18, iyBomFerv1, whole genome shotgun sequence and encodes:
- the Grip75 gene encoding gamma-tubulin complex component 4, which encodes MLHEILMSLWGCSTNALQILESDTVDLEKYLHPGERVLLKEILDIVEQCNIIRNFIQEYTTSDDLNSTQNLQDVPRGLYLQALCEGIDQSLEPFRKEIVDLEDVVLRDSYTPLSLILCRIQKYICLFSVLNSIIREIRTQKIHGCKLLQCLHQNMYTGIPDVRSAIEKMSHCVHTVFYKHLTSWLLYGHLEDMYNEFFIQKISERENSLILVDNKDNFDKINTKFTADMWNYDVQIDILPSYIRPSLATKILTIGQTIIMFGNDPRQKKDFAIVDQTETSIWGEKEYEYFLKLQNLQKKHIFNIVEFERTIDELKQCITELLWRVAVEEAQLVQQLKLVKDFFLMGRGDLFLEFIRLTAHILNKSPTQHTSRDINLAFQMALRKMHLNDENAMDSFNFIVPVPPHENEDIEVEGTEFTEKEREDPIERRGWGMITLKYKVIWPLHLLFNPSALNDYNTLFKFLLRVKKTQIDLWNLWSEHMYYKNIDIGVIQLRNNLIFIIDNLQYYLQVDVLESQYTIMETNMKNTRNFEDVQKAHCIFLANVMSQTFLLGSSTERKNPVNKLIKLLLRLCDDFILQASMWEVGNLLLTEQEELKTLSDTLDSLMGWLTKTLNRVRAQPSGEHLAQLLLRLDFNRWFSKKI